The sequence AAATCGTAATCGAGATCAACAAATAGTTAAACAATTGAGTAACCAGAATGTGCTCAAAAGCTACTTTTACTcttatctaataaaaaaaatacgaaGGTGCGTGCAAAACATGTATAAAGATTCCCACAAGCCAAAGAGACTACTTACTATATATGACTAGTGAGTCATCTCTATTTGAGGAAGAACAAAAATAATCAAAGCACAGAGAAAAATGGCAGGTTTGTTCGATAAACAAGCTGATCTATACCTAGACGCCAGACCTAATTACCCCTCGGAATGGTTCTCGAAGCTCGCCGGCCTCACGGATCACCACATTTTAGCTTGGGATGCCGCCACCGGCAACGGCCAAGCAGCTCTCGCCGTCAGTAACTTTGATGTTCATTAACTTTTAACTCATTTTAGCATCAGATCTTGCATTTTGACAAGTTTTGCCACGTGGACAGGTCGCAGATCACTACGAGAGAGTCATAGCGACGGACATCAGCGAATCGCAGCTGAAGCTCGCGACGCCGCATCCCAAGATCGACTACCGCCACACGCCGTCGACGATGACCGACGACGAGATGGTGGAGCTGATCGGAGGAGAGAGCTCGGTGGATCTGATCACGGTCGCTCAAGCAGTGCACTGGTTCGACCTCCCGAGATTCTACGCGGTCGCAAAGCGCGTCCTCCGTAAACCGGGAGGAATCATCGCCGTATGGGGATACAACGACGTCGTGGTGTCGCCGGAGTTCGACAAGGTACAGTACCGTTTCCACGCCGAAACGCTGCCGTATTGGAAGTATCCGAATATTCAGCACGTGTTCGATGCGTACGGAGCGTTGCCGTTTCCTTTCGAGAGCGTGGGGATGGGATCGGAAGGGAGGCCGTTGATGCTCGAGATGCCTAAGACGACGTCGTTTGAAGGGATCTTGAGGATGTTTAAGTCGTGGTCGGCTATTGTGACGGCGAGAGAGAAAGGTGTGGAGTTGTTACCGGAGAGTTTGATCAAAGAGCTCGAGACTGCTTGGGGAGGAAAGGATCTTATTCGTAACGTTGTTTACAAAGCGTTTATGATCGTTGGAAAAGTATGCGTTTGAAATCTTCAAACGTTTTAAAATTCGTTTCTTTCATAATAAAACgtttaataaatataactcGCACATAGGAATGAAATGAACTGACAAATGTGTGTtaacaaatcaaacaaaatacacTATTATAACGTTCAGATATATTaaaaactctctttttttgCAACAAAACCATTTAATTAAAAGAAGATAAACTATAATcacctttcttcttcctctaatcGATCTTAACAGAGGAATAGATGAGCCTTGTGAACCAGAGACAAGCGTAGAACCCAATTGTTCCTGTGAGCACAAAGAACGCGTAAGACGCGATGAGCATGTACCCAAAGTAAAGCATCGCCGAGACCAGCTTGGTGATCTGAAGCTTTGTGAAGAAGTAGAACGTGGCGTAGAGGAAGAGATACAGAGCTGATGAGCCTGAGGTGAGGTAAGATCTCCACCACCAAAGGTAGTCCTCACTGCAGAGCTGGAAGTAGCAGAGCACTACCGTTATCTCGGCGCAAGTGACGATGAGGATTACAAAGACGAGGAAGAGGAACCCGAAGATGTAGTAGAACTGGTTGAGCCAGATGGATGTGAGGATGAAGAAAAGCTCGATGAAGACTGCACCAAACGGTAGGATTCCTCCGATGAGGATTGAGAAGATCGGGTTCATGTACCAAGCTTGCTCTGGGATTTGCCTTGGGATCTTGTTGGTTTTCACCGGGTCGTCAACCGGTGGTTTCTTGAAACCGAGGTAGGCTCCGACAAAGACGAGAGGAACCGAGATGCCGAACCAGAGGAAGATCAACGCGAACATTGTCCCAAATGGGACAGCTCCGGATGACTTCTGTCCCCAGATGAGAGCGTTTAGGACAAAGAAGATGGATGAGACAACCGCGGGGAACAAGAAGGCTGTTCTGAAAGCGATTCTCTTCCACTCCGTTCCTTTGAACATTTTGTAGAGACGCGAAGCAGCGTAGCCAGCGAAGAGTCCCATGAAGACCCAGAGGAGAAGCATGGCCGTCATGAGACCACCACGGTTCGACGGGGAGAGAAACCCGAGCATCGCGAAGATCATCGTGACGAACACCATGCCTAGACACTGGACCCCTGTGCCAACGTAGACGCAGAGGAGATCCGAATTGGCGGGGAGTCTGAAAACATCGCCGTGGACAAGCTTCCATCCCGTCTCTTCTTGAGCTTCTTCTTGAGTCTCGAGCTCGTTGTACCGCGAAATGTCGCGGTAAAGTGTCCTCAGCATTATCATCGCCACCATACCAGACAGGAACAGGACGATCATCAGAGAGTTGACAATGGAGAACCAGTGGATTTGGTTGTCGCTCATTAGAAGATAAGCGTCCCATCTAGATGCCCACTTCACTTCACTCTCCTGAACAAGAGGGAAAGCAGAAAAAGTATTGAGAGCAAGAACTCTCCAACAGCACTTATTATAAAGACACATATACTTGCCTCGAATTCAACATCATAAGTGAAGATGATCTCCTTCTTCGGTTCAACTTCTTGAGGGGTGGACGAGCTAACAACCAGGCGTTTTTTGTGAGGATCACACGTCGTCAGACGGGCCTTCTCACTCCACTCTCCATCGTATTCATGCTTAACACTACAAACCAAAGGGAAAAACTATCAGTACTGACGAAACATTTAGATTATGGTACAAGAAACGAACCTGTAAGGTTTGACCTCAAATCCCACAATCCTTGCGGAATCAGTTTGCATATCTAAGTGATATCGAACCGTAAACGCCAAGTGATTGTGCATAAAGTACTTTTGCTCTTTGCTCTGTGCATACAAACACACAATTTAGAAAACCATTTAAAAACACTGTTGACAGTCACAAACCTACTCACCCCTTCATATTGGCCTTTAAGACCAACGTGATAGCCAAGCTGATAAACAACAGGTGGAGAGCCCTGATCCCCTCTTTCAATCGGAACCACAAGAGGAAGGTTGTCGAGGATCCTAGCATAGCACAAACAAGAAAGACTCGtaagaaaaaaactaacacAAGGAAACGAATgaaaagtttctattttttgGGTCCCTACATGTTGACACGGTACTCATCATCGATCTTTTCTTTGAACGCTTTGGCTgtcttagcatcaagagtgacCCGGCAGAGAACGTTGCACATCTTCGCCTCCCGCATTTTAAACTGCAGTTTGTTTCAAAGGTTAGAGATAAATCACAGACTGATCATTTTAAAAAGCAACAGAGACAAACCGAATAAGGGGCATTTTCAATGCGGTCACCACGAAGCACTTCTCCAAGATTCTCAGTACTATCCACAATCTTCTTGGGTTGGCAAAAGGGAAGAGAGTAATACGAGTAAGGAAGCTGAGTCTTGATGGAGGTTAGTTTATTCACTTTAACCTTCAGCTCATCACCCTGCAAACAAGAAAGTATCTAAATAAAGACTCAACTTGAATATAGTTTCAACTATTCTAGTAATGCATTTTGTTTAGCAATTGCTATCAAAATTAATCAATTAATCAAAATTACAACGAATGTGATACAGTTCGCCTATAATGCCTACATTGCTCAGATCGAGAGATTCGTGAATCGGAAACCAAATCCACAGCCAAAACCAATCTCTAAGGAACAATAAAGCTTAAGCAGACGTCGGTGGATAAGCACACCGACGCTCATTTTCTGTAAGCTTGCTCGTGGATCAAATCAACACCGAAACAAGACCGAGAACGCAGATCGAGGAGATCCAATTTAGATCTAAAAGCCTAGGAGCACGAATTTTTCGAAACGTTTTTACCTTTTCGAAATCCTGAGGAGCGACGCCTGGGAGGTAGAAAGAGTGAGCGACGTGAATGAAGAGGAGGAGAGTGAAGGCGATCGCGGATCTCCGAAACTCGATAGCCATGGCTGTTCTTCCCACTAAAGAAATTGCCAGATCTGAAGCTACGCTACGCTACGCTAATACAGTTTGTTTATACGCTTCGAGACGACGAAGATTCCCCGCTTGTGATGTTAACAGCCCGGTTTATTTATCCGGTTCAGTTTTTTCACTAGGAGGCAACTGGTTTTctcgctaccacccgcaaacgcagcttttgcggttggtaacggttgtcggcggtttgcaacaatcactcaaattgctctaaaccgcttcaaaccgttcaaaatctcataaattcaaaagttgactccagctagcgtttgcggttgcggacagttgcgggagggtaaattttttttcttttttttaaacaatatatatacaaaagtaaaaatgtttaataaaaaatttaaaattgaaattatgaaaatattaaaatatatctattatattttaattattataaaattttataataaaaacaatttcaataaattttcaaaaattaaaattataactttctaaatataaattttatatttattataattttatgatttttgatatttttataattatattaaatgtaaatattgttaatttattatttaattgttACCGTATTaagtagttaaccagtcataagtcacacgcaaacgcaccaatttttaaccacaataccagtcgtacaaatctcttaaaaccgctagaaaccgaaaccgcaaccgcaaccgctgcgtttgaaccagtcaggcccacTGTGACGTTATACTCCCTTCAAAGAATTTTTAGTCAcaaacatagatttttttatatattttccatacaaaaattataaattttaataaaattaattagatttattgaaagattattggttaaaaaatattggaatttgataattttaaaaaacgttACATgattaatatgttttcttaatatgtgtgaaccATAACATCAATGTTTTTTAACGGATAGAGTATTTGTTAACTAATCAATAGCATTGATAATGAATGGAGTATCTATTTTAGATCCGCTTTTGTTATGTTTTCTGCACAAGTGCTTACTTTTAAGTTCGTTTTTACTTTCGGGGTAAAAACTATAATTGCAAGTTTATAAATCATACTCCTTCTGTTTCACAATACATGATGTTTTGCTTTGatgcaaaaatattaaaaaatttagtttttttttaaaagtaactttaaaaatatattttaaaaattattcaaccaattataaaaataactgCAAAATctgattggttacacagttttcagtaaagttaaaaataatataaaattatcaaaatttcatttattttaaaacaaaaaaacatcttCTAAAACATTATCTATTACCAAACAGAAAGAgtataagagaaaaaaaaactagaacatAGATTCAGTATAGATCCAAAGCTTTTAATGTCTTACAcgtaattaaaaatatacttaatGTTCTATC comes from Brassica rapa cultivar Chiifu-401-42 chromosome A02, CAAS_Brap_v3.01, whole genome shotgun sequence and encodes:
- the LOC103850297 gene encoding putative methyltransferase DDB_G0268948, translating into MAGLFDKQADLYLDARPNYPSEWFSKLAGLTDHHILAWDAATGNGQAALAVADHYERVIATDISESQLKLATPHPKIDYRHTPSTMTDDEMVELIGGESSVDLITVAQAVHWFDLPRFYAVAKRVLRKPGGIIAVWGYNDVVVSPEFDKVQYRFHAETLPYWKYPNIQHVFDAYGALPFPFESVGMGSEGRPLMLEMPKTTSFEGILRMFKSWSAIVTAREKGVELLPESLIKELETAWGGKDLIRNVVYKAFMIVGKVCV
- the LOC103850299 gene encoding transmembrane 9 superfamily member 8, with amino-acid sequence MAIEFRRSAIAFTLLLFIHVAHSFYLPGVAPQDFEKGDELKVKVNKLTSIKTQLPYSYYSLPFCQPKKIVDSTENLGEVLRGDRIENAPYSFKMREAKMCNVLCRVTLDAKTAKAFKEKIDDEYRVNMILDNLPLVVPIERGDQGSPPVVYQLGYHVGLKGQYEGSKEQKYFMHNHLAFTVRYHLDMQTDSARIVGFEVKPYSVKHEYDGEWSEKARLTTCDPHKKRLVVSSSTPQEVEPKKEIIFTYDVEFEESEVKWASRWDAYLLMSDNQIHWFSIVNSLMIVLFLSGMVAMIMLRTLYRDISRYNELETQEEAQEETGWKLVHGDVFRLPANSDLLCVYVGTGVQCLGMVFVTMIFAMLGFLSPSNRGGLMTAMLLLWVFMGLFAGYAASRLYKMFKGTEWKRIAFRTAFLFPAVVSSIFFVLNALIWGQKSSGAVPFGTMFALIFLWFGISVPLVFVGAYLGFKKPPVDDPVKTNKIPRQIPEQAWYMNPIFSILIGGILPFGAVFIELFFILTSIWLNQFYYIFGFLFLVFVILIVTCAEITVVLCYFQLCSEDYLWWWRSYLTSGSSALYLFLYATFYFFTKLQITKLVSAMLYFGYMLIASYAFFVLTGTIGFYACLWFTRLIYSSVKID